One Catenulispora sp. MAP5-51 genomic region harbors:
- a CDS encoding ATP-binding protein — METWSRKFIGRPECLADVRRFILAVLGDCDTTHIVTLVADELAGNAIKHTASGGPGGKFVLRLARFSDRCRVWVDDQGGPSTPSVRTAQDDEEAGRGLTIVTMLSACWGAAGDKRGRSVWAEITFDGVGAIPGLPSPTAGLPHELSAIRKVGMTTDGWTR, encoded by the coding sequence GTGGAGACCTGGTCAAGGAAGTTCATCGGCCGGCCCGAGTGCCTGGCAGACGTCCGCCGCTTCATCCTCGCCGTCTTAGGCGACTGCGACACCACGCACATCGTGACGCTGGTCGCCGACGAGTTGGCCGGCAACGCCATCAAGCACACAGCCAGCGGCGGACCCGGAGGGAAGTTCGTCCTGCGGCTGGCCCGGTTCAGCGACCGGTGCCGGGTGTGGGTCGATGACCAGGGCGGGCCCTCCACCCCCTCGGTCCGCACCGCGCAAGACGACGAAGAAGCCGGGCGCGGCCTAACCATCGTCACCATGCTCTCGGCCTGCTGGGGCGCGGCCGGCGACAAGCGTGGCCGCTCCGTGTGGGCCGAGATCACCTTTGACGGGGTCGGGGCGATACCCGGGCTCCCGAGCCCGACCGCTGGCCTCCCCCATGAGTTGAGCGCCATACGAAAGGTCGGCATGACGACGGACGGTTGGACGCGTTGA
- a CDS encoding helix-turn-helix domain-containing protein codes for MRIHRSARVRFFTTLGNEVLRDSRLSFCARGILAYLLSQPDGKRDDIRTLAERTPEGRERVASAMRELEKLGYLARTKKRTPEGHIYTDVEVFDRPGGASSQLGPNVGFPDFGGAVASPDGDHPVKERGEEPTHPASAPDDADPGREGDCDEETRASAELLARALRAEPRLALGWIDVLRLAPLVTEWRRRGASELHIAGSLTSGLPRGGVYHPARFIETRLVAKMPPERCVAPARMECDGCGVPVPSAGLCHSCGENGPAVAQRSPENQVLARGVAKARAALRGLSIDCVTPALA; via the coding sequence ATGCGTATCCATCGTAGCGCGCGCGTACGTTTTTTCACCACTTTGGGCAATGAAGTTCTGAGAGATAGCCGCTTGAGTTTCTGTGCTCGCGGCATCCTCGCTTATCTGCTGTCCCAGCCGGACGGTAAGCGCGACGACATCCGGACGCTCGCGGAGCGGACGCCGGAGGGGCGGGAACGTGTGGCGTCCGCCATGCGCGAGCTGGAGAAGCTCGGGTATCTCGCGAGGACCAAGAAGCGCACACCTGAGGGGCATATCTACACCGACGTAGAGGTCTTCGACAGGCCTGGGGGAGCGTCGTCGCAGCTCGGGCCGAACGTCGGGTTCCCGGACTTCGGTGGGGCGGTTGCCAGCCCAGACGGCGATCACCCCGTGAAGGAACGGGGTGAAGAACCCACCCACCCGGCGTCGGCGCCGGATGACGCGGATCCCGGGCGGGAAGGGGACTGCGACGAGGAGACGAGGGCAAGCGCCGAGCTGCTCGCCCGCGCATTGCGAGCCGAGCCTCGGCTGGCTTTGGGATGGATCGACGTACTCCGGCTCGCGCCCCTGGTGACCGAGTGGCGGCGCCGCGGTGCCTCGGAGCTGCACATCGCCGGTTCACTGACCTCTGGCTTGCCGCGAGGCGGGGTGTACCACCCGGCGCGGTTCATCGAGACGCGCTTGGTCGCGAAGATGCCCCCTGAACGATGCGTAGCCCCAGCACGCATGGAATGTGACGGGTGTGGGGTTCCGGTGCCTTCCGCTGGCCTGTGCCATTCTTGCGGGGAGAACGGGCCTGCTGTGGCTCAGCGCTCACCGGAGAACCAGGTGCTTGCCCGTGGTGTCGCAAAGGCGCGTGCTGCATTGCGAGGCCTGTCGATCGACTGCGTGACGCCTGCGTTGGCGTAG
- a CDS encoding helix-turn-helix domain-containing protein: MGLLVTLKVNRAANHVLVQIVGELTLVRRRARISQAALASRVGVRGKTISEWENLRLGPTLVNLTRWSGGLDRRLVIVGPDYEVLSPEPPSLLPNESRDAFDLRRLAGPLKSRRKALGLNQKEVGRFVGVSGSAISYWELTRIPPRPIAQIVWAQKLGCSVALRPQWFGTA, encoded by the coding sequence ATGGGGCTATTGGTGACGCTGAAAGTCAATAGAGCGGCGAACCACGTCCTCGTGCAGATCGTTGGCGAGCTAACGCTAGTCCGTCGAAGGGCCAGGATCTCTCAAGCTGCGTTGGCATCCCGAGTCGGGGTTCGTGGAAAAACGATCTCCGAGTGGGAGAACCTACGGCTGGGACCCACCTTGGTGAACCTGACGCGCTGGTCAGGTGGGCTTGATCGACGCCTAGTGATCGTCGGCCCGGATTACGAGGTGCTGTCGCCCGAACCTCCCTCGTTGCTGCCGAATGAATCAAGAGACGCTTTCGATCTGCGGCGACTCGCTGGGCCGTTGAAGAGTCGCCGCAAGGCTCTGGGGCTGAACCAAAAGGAGGTCGGCCGATTCGTAGGCGTCAGCGGGTCGGCGATCTCATATTGGGAGCTGACTCGCATTCCTCCGCGACCGATTGCGCAGATCGTCTGGGCGCAGAAGTTAGGATGCTCTGTTGCCTTGCGGCCCCAATGGTTTGGTACAGCGTGA
- a CDS encoding helix-turn-helix domain-containing protein: protein MALHVDYTAERAFTRIVGGLRSARLAAGLSQNGLACGMPFRGRAISEWETGAVEPTLGHLIQWSHELGRRLVIIGRDGELRIGPVRQRPGETFEIFERRRLAVPLRNRRLALGMGQGELGALVGVSRDSIQRWELARVPPRPIAHVVWAQKLGYSLDLLAVPNGVRRVRRAGFALPGVLASTINRPGS from the coding sequence ATGGCGCTGCACGTTGATTACACGGCCGAGCGGGCCTTCACGCGGATCGTCGGCGGCCTGCGGTCCGCCCGCCTAGCCGCCGGGCTGTCCCAGAATGGGCTCGCTTGTGGCATGCCATTTCGGGGCCGGGCCATCTCCGAATGGGAGACCGGGGCCGTAGAGCCGACGCTGGGGCACTTGATCCAGTGGTCGCACGAGCTCGGCCGGCGGCTGGTGATCATCGGCCGGGACGGCGAACTGCGCATAGGCCCGGTGCGCCAGCGCCCCGGCGAGACCTTCGAGATCTTCGAGCGGCGACGGTTGGCGGTACCGCTGCGCAACCGCCGCCTGGCCTTGGGGATGGGACAGGGGGAACTCGGCGCCCTGGTGGGCGTCAGCCGGGACTCGATCCAGCGCTGGGAACTGGCCCGGGTACCCCCGCGGCCGATCGCGCACGTGGTGTGGGCGCAGAAACTCGGCTACTCGCTGGATCTCCTGGCCGTCCCCAACGGAGTCCGACGCGTCCGGCGCGCCGGCTTCGCACTACCCGGAGTGCTGGCGTCCACTATCAATCGTCCGGGCTCGTGA